In Euphorbia lathyris chromosome 10, ddEupLath1.1, whole genome shotgun sequence, a single genomic region encodes these proteins:
- the LOC136209575 gene encoding uncharacterized protein isoform X1, translating to MASLSVDIARATSFISFSSRQQTPLSTSGTSLLPLFFKPQPTLSIQATRSFHSTNLALGFSKPSFKNPCRFSFAAASEDCDVTTKIPPDDRIPATIITGFLGSGKTTLLNHILTADHGKRIAVIENEYGEVDIDGSLVVAKTTGAEDIIMLNNGCLCCTVRGDLVRMIAELVAKNRGNFDHIVIETTGLANPAPIIQIFYAEDAVCNDVKLDGVVTLVDAKHAAFHLDERLDILGALEDVVGEFNDLSMTTTNIHHGQRYFNEI from the exons ATGGCTTCACTATCAGTGGATATAGCAAGAGCCACCTCCTTCATTTCCTTCTCTTCTCGCCAACAAACCCCTCTTTCCACTAGTGGCACCTCACTCCTTCCTCTTTTCTTCAAACCTCAACCCACCTTATCCATTCAAGCTACCCGCTCCTTTCATTCTACAAACCTCGCTCTCGGTTTCTCCAAACCATCTTTCAAAAACCCCTGTAGATTTTCTTTTGCCGCCGCATCCGAGGATTGTGATGTCACCACCAAGATTCCTCCCGATGATCGAATTCCTGCTACCATTATTACCGGCTTTTTGGGTTCTGGAAAG ACAACATTACTTAACCATATATTGACTGCAGACCATGGGAAGCGCATAGCAGTGATTGAGAATGAG TACGGTGAAGTTGACATTGATGGTTCTCTAGTTGTTGCAAAAACTACTGGAGCTGAAGACATTATTATGTTGAACAATGGTTGTTTGTGCTGTACAGTGAGGGGTGATCTTGTGAGAATGATAGCTGAACTAGTGGCTAAAAACAGAGGAAATTTTGATCATATTGTAATTGAAACTACAG GTCTTGCTAATCCAGCACCAATAATTCAGATTTTTTATGCTGAGGATGCGGTTTGTAATGATGTCAAGTTGGACGGTGTTGTAACTTTGGTTGATGCTAAACATGCTGCTTTTCATCTCGATGAG AGACTTGATATATTGGGAGCATTAGAGGATGTTGTTGGGGAATTCAATGATTTGAGTATGACAACTACTAACATCCATCATGGTCAACGTTATTTCAATGA GATATAA
- the LOC136209575 gene encoding uncharacterized protein isoform X3, with protein sequence MASLSVDIARATSFISFSSRQQTPLSTSGTSLLPLFFKPQPTLSIQATRSFHSTNLALGFSKPSFKNPCRFSFAAASEDCDVTTKIPPDDRIPATIITGFLGSGKTTLLNHILTADHGKRIAVIENEYGEVDIDGSLVVAKTTGAEDIIMLNNGCLCCTVRGDLVRMIAELVAKNRGNFDHIVIETTGLANPAPIIQIFYAEDAVCNDVKLDGVVTLVDAKHAAFHLDEVKLKGVVNGVLRET encoded by the exons ATGGCTTCACTATCAGTGGATATAGCAAGAGCCACCTCCTTCATTTCCTTCTCTTCTCGCCAACAAACCCCTCTTTCCACTAGTGGCACCTCACTCCTTCCTCTTTTCTTCAAACCTCAACCCACCTTATCCATTCAAGCTACCCGCTCCTTTCATTCTACAAACCTCGCTCTCGGTTTCTCCAAACCATCTTTCAAAAACCCCTGTAGATTTTCTTTTGCCGCCGCATCCGAGGATTGTGATGTCACCACCAAGATTCCTCCCGATGATCGAATTCCTGCTACCATTATTACCGGCTTTTTGGGTTCTGGAAAG ACAACATTACTTAACCATATATTGACTGCAGACCATGGGAAGCGCATAGCAGTGATTGAGAATGAG TACGGTGAAGTTGACATTGATGGTTCTCTAGTTGTTGCAAAAACTACTGGAGCTGAAGACATTATTATGTTGAACAATGGTTGTTTGTGCTGTACAGTGAGGGGTGATCTTGTGAGAATGATAGCTGAACTAGTGGCTAAAAACAGAGGAAATTTTGATCATATTGTAATTGAAACTACAG GTCTTGCTAATCCAGCACCAATAATTCAGATTTTTTATGCTGAGGATGCGGTTTGTAATGATGTCAAGTTGGACGGTGTTGTAACTTTGGTTGATGCTAAACATGCTGCTTTTCATCTCGATGAGGTCAAACTGAAAGGAGTAGTTAATGGAGTCTTAAGGG AGACTTGA
- the LOC136209575 gene encoding uncharacterized protein isoform X2 has translation MASLSVDIARATSFISFSSRQQTPLSTSGTSLLPLFFKPQPTLSIQATRSFHSTNLALGFSKPSFKNPCRFSFAAASEDCDVTTKIPPDDRIPATIITGFLGSGKTTLLNHILTADHGKRIAVIENEYGEVDIDGSLVVAKTTGAEDIIMLNNGCLCCTVRGDLVRMIAELVAKNRGNFDHIVIETTGLANPAPIIQIFYAEDAVCNDVKLDGVVTLVDAKHAAFHLDEVKLKGVVNGVLRGNFH, from the exons ATGGCTTCACTATCAGTGGATATAGCAAGAGCCACCTCCTTCATTTCCTTCTCTTCTCGCCAACAAACCCCTCTTTCCACTAGTGGCACCTCACTCCTTCCTCTTTTCTTCAAACCTCAACCCACCTTATCCATTCAAGCTACCCGCTCCTTTCATTCTACAAACCTCGCTCTCGGTTTCTCCAAACCATCTTTCAAAAACCCCTGTAGATTTTCTTTTGCCGCCGCATCCGAGGATTGTGATGTCACCACCAAGATTCCTCCCGATGATCGAATTCCTGCTACCATTATTACCGGCTTTTTGGGTTCTGGAAAG ACAACATTACTTAACCATATATTGACTGCAGACCATGGGAAGCGCATAGCAGTGATTGAGAATGAG TACGGTGAAGTTGACATTGATGGTTCTCTAGTTGTTGCAAAAACTACTGGAGCTGAAGACATTATTATGTTGAACAATGGTTGTTTGTGCTGTACAGTGAGGGGTGATCTTGTGAGAATGATAGCTGAACTAGTGGCTAAAAACAGAGGAAATTTTGATCATATTGTAATTGAAACTACAG GTCTTGCTAATCCAGCACCAATAATTCAGATTTTTTATGCTGAGGATGCGGTTTGTAATGATGTCAAGTTGGACGGTGTTGTAACTTTGGTTGATGCTAAACATGCTGCTTTTCATCTCGATGAGGTCAAACTGAAAGGAGTAGTTAATGGAGTCTTAAGGGGTAACTTTCActaa